From one Chloroflexota bacterium genomic stretch:
- the secE gene encoding preprotein translocase subunit SecE: MRLPWSTADRGRAARQHSRSRRDAPPPNRLPQFLRPPVTFLQEAWGELRKAHWPTRETALNLTLVVIAVSMVTGAFLSGVDYIFARLFALLVQ, from the coding sequence ATGAGGTTGCCCTGGTCCACAGCCGACCGGGGACGCGCTGCGCGGCAGCATTCGCGCAGCCGGCGGGACGCGCCGCCACCAAATCGCTTGCCTCAATTCCTGCGGCCTCCGGTAACGTTTCTGCAGGAAGCGTGGGGCGAGCTTCGGAAGGCGCACTGGCCCACTCGCGAGACTGCCCTCAACCTTACGCTCGTAGTTATCGCTGTGAGCATGGTAACCGGCGCGTTTCTCAGCGGGGTAGACTACATCTTTGCCAGGCTCTTCGCACTACTGGTTCAATAG
- the nusG gene encoding transcription termination/antitermination protein NusG yields MALEIQDTQPQADEPPRWYVVHTYSGYENKVRENLLKRIESMDAKDMIFDVVVPTQKEVEIKQGQRRDVERKLFPGYVLVRMQQTDQSWFIVRNTPGVTGFVSSGRDDHQPVPLADEEVDKVLKRGKEETPQTRMVLRKGDRVKIVDGPFAEFYGTVDDANQERGRVRVMVSFFGRETPVELDFLQVERI; encoded by the coding sequence ATGGCATTGGAGATACAAGACACCCAACCCCAGGCGGACGAACCGCCGCGCTGGTACGTGGTGCACACTTACTCCGGATACGAGAATAAGGTCCGGGAGAATCTGCTTAAGCGCATCGAATCGATGGACGCGAAAGACATGATCTTCGACGTGGTGGTGCCCACCCAGAAAGAAGTGGAAATCAAGCAAGGCCAGCGCCGTGACGTAGAGCGCAAGCTCTTCCCCGGGTATGTGCTCGTACGCATGCAACAGACTGATCAGTCCTGGTTCATCGTACGCAACACGCCTGGGGTGACCGGATTCGTGAGCTCCGGCCGAGACGACCATCAGCCGGTGCCGCTTGCGGACGAGGAAGTAGATAAGGTCCTCAAGCGCGGTAAAGAAGAGACGCCGCAGACCCGCATGGTGCTGCGGAAAGGCGACCGGGTCAAGATCGTCGACGGGCCGTTTGCCGAGTTTTACGGCACCGTGGACGATGCCAACCAAGAGCGCGGCCGCGTGCGGGTGATGGTCTCGTTCTTCGGACGCGAGACTCCAGTGGAACTCGATTTTCTCCAAGTGGAACGAATTTAG